The Anas acuta chromosome 2, bAnaAcu1.1, whole genome shotgun sequence genome contains a region encoding:
- the HERPUD2 gene encoding homocysteine-responsive endoplasmic reticulum-resident ubiquitin-like domain member 2 protein isoform X3, producing MGGEESCLLHMSTKDQRLVYSGRLLPDHLQLKDVLRKQDEYHMVHLVCTSRTPPSSPKPSTSRGDHGASTSSSSSNMDRSGSTAASSNQEASSTSSNTSADGVRHRNLPQAQSNPIPSHQFPYLMQGNIGNQFPGQGVPAGGLPMYPAFSPLQMIWWQQMYARQYYMQYQAAVSAQVTSSTESVRSSVAQAVNSQHAPANEPAAVPNVAVRENRPVNPNVQMNAQGGPVVNEEDFNRDWLDWMYTFSRAAILLSIVYFYSSFSRFVMVMGAMLLVYLHQAGWFPFRQEGGQQQAANNVEGNRDAQNANNPDLEEMERLMDDGIDEDSGEDAGEDANIEHQPGFMASAWSFITTFFTSLIPEGPPQVGN from the exons CAAGATGAATATCATATGGTTCATCTGGTATGTACTTCCCGGACACCCCCAAGTTCTCCAAAACCCAGCACCAGTAGAGGTGATCACGGAGCTTCAACCTCCAGCAGTAGCTCA aatatggACCGTTCTGGATCAACTGCTGCCTCATCCAACCAAGAAGCTTCATCTACATCTTCGAACACTAGTGCAGATGGAGTGAGGCATCGTAATCTTCCACAAGCACAAAGCAATCCCATACCAAGCCACCAGTTCCCTTATTTAATGCAAGG CAATATAGGCAACCAGTTTCCAGGCCAAGGTGTACCTGCTGGAGGATTACCTATGTATCCTGCATTCAGTCCCTTACAGATGATATGGTGGCAACAAATGTATGCACGTCAGTACTACATGCAATA tcaagCTGCTGTTTCAGCCCAAGTGACTTCCAGCACTGAATCGGTGAGATCTTCAGTTGCTCAGGCTGTAAATTCACAACATGCTCCTGCAAATGAGCCTGCAGCAGTGCCAAATGTAGCTGTCCGAGAGAACAGGCCTGTGAACCCAAATGTTCAGATGAATGCACAGGGAGGCCCAGTAGTTAATGAGGAGGACTTCAACCGGGACTGGCTGGACTGGATGTACACGTTCTCTAGAGCGGCTATTCTTCTGAGCATTGTATACTTCTATTCTTCCTTCAGTCGGTTTGTCATGGTAATGGGAGCCATGCTACTGGTTTATTT ACACCAGGCTGGATGGTTCCCCTTTAGGCAAGAGGGAGGCCAGCAACAGGCAGCCAATAATGTGGAAGGGAACCGTGATGCGCAAAATGCAAATAATCCTGATCTTGAAGAGATG gaacGACTTATGGATGATGGGATTGATGAAGACAGTGGAGAAGATGCAGGTGAAGATGCCAATATAGAGCACCAGCCTGGATTCATGGCTTCTGCTTGGTCCTTTATTACAACTTTCTTCACGTCACTCATCCCTGAAGGGCCTCCGCAGGTTGGCAATTGA